GAAGAACTATTCACAAAACCTCAACCGACTAATATTCCCCTAGGTAAGGGTGTTAGTAATAGTGAACCACCTAAAAAAATTAGTGAAATTGAAAAGACTGATTATCATCGTGTCAAAACTGGGATAACTGAGTTTGATCGTGTTGTTGGAGGCGGAGTTGTAAAGGGATCTCTCATTCTTATTGGAGGAGAACCAGGCATTGGAAAATCGACGCTGCTAACAGAACTCATGAGTAAATTATCTGAGAAAAAGGATGGAAATGTTCTTTATGTCTCTGGTGAAGAGTCTGCTGGTCAGGTTGCCGATAGAAGTAAACGTATTGGTGTCGATGAGAGTAGCTTCTATATTTACAACGAAACGAATTGGCAGAAAATTCTCGAACAAATGCACAAGATTAAACCTCGATATATGGTTCTTGATTCAATACAGACGACGGTATCTTCAGATATTCAATCTGCTCCAGGTACAGTTTCGCAAATTAGAGAAGTTACTTATGAATTAATGAATCACGTTAAGGGTAATGGGATCACTTGCTTTGTTATTGGTCATATAACGAAAGAAGGTAATATCGCAGGACCAAAGATTCTAGAGCATATGGTTGATACTGTTATTTATTTTGAAGGTGATCAGTTTGGACAATATCGTATGCTTAGAGCGATTAAAAATAGATTTGGAAATACCAACGAAGTTGGTATTTTTGAAATGAAAGAAAATGGTCTTAATGAAGTATCAAATCCTAGTCAATATTTTCTAGACGATCATATCGAAGGCTCATTTGGTCGAAGTCTCACTTGCATCATCGAAGGAAGTCGATCTCTCTTTATTGAAATACAGGCCCTTGTTGTAGAAAACAAATATGGAAATGGAAGAAGAACAACACAAGGCCTAGACCATAATCGCTTATCAATGATAGTAGCAGTTATAGAAAAGTATATGGGAATTCCTCTTGGAATGAATGATATTTATGTCAACATTGTTGGAAATATGAAAATCACAACAAGAGAAAGCGATTTAGCAATTGTGGCCTCGTTGTTGAGTTCTTATAAATCAAGACCCGTCGATCCTCAAACTGTGTTTATTGGAGAGGTCGGTTTAACTGGTGAGGTACGAAGCGTTCCTAGAATGGAAATGCGATTAAAAGAATTGGCCCAGTTAAATTACAAGAGAGTAGTTACTAGTGTTAAAGTAGCTAAAGAATATGAAGGTAAGTACTCTCTTGAAATTATGGGAATCAAGAGAGTACAAGATTTAGAAAAATTTCTATAGGTATAATTTTTTAATTACATGATTCCAAAGTTCAGTTTTTTTATAGAAATAATCCTTCTCTTTAAGTGGAGAGAAGGTTTTATCTTCTTTCCAAAGGTTCATCACTTCATCAAGCTTTACAGCGCCTGAACCAATATAGGCTCCAAGGCCTGCACCAAAAGCAGTTGTTTCAATAACCTCTGGTCTTATTATGTTTAAATTCGAAAATGTAGATTGCATTTCAAGTAAAAGATTATTTGCTACAGCACCGCCATCTACTTTCAGTGAATTAAGCTTAGTGTTTGAATCTTGCTCGAATGCCTTTATGATATCGTTAATAGAAAGGCAGATCCCTTCAAGACAGGCTCGTGCAATATGAGAGCGACCAGTGTCTCTAGTTAAACCTATTAAGGCTCCTTTAGCATCTGGTTTCCAATAAGGACTACCAAGACCAGAGAAAAAAGGAAGAAAGAGAACATTTTCCATTTCTTCTAAATTCTTTATTGTTCTTGCAAGTTCTTCAATAGCGGGAGAAGTGTCGATAAAGCCAAGATTATCTCTGACCCATTGAACAGCAGCACCTGCAATATAAGAGCTACCTTCTAAGGCGTAATACATCTGTTCGTTGTGCTTGTAGGCACAAGTCGTAAGCAAGCCATTCTCAGAGTGAACAATATCTTCTCCTGTATTTAGTAGTAGGAATGCTCCTGTACCATAAGTACACTTCATATCACCCTTTTTAACACCTGCTTGACCAAAAAGAGCAGCTTGTTGATCACCGAGTAAACAGGTAATAGGAATGCCGTCTGGTAAGAATTGAAGACCTTTTGTTGTTCCGTAATCAGTAAA
This region of Halobacteriovorax sp. GB3 genomic DNA includes:
- the radA gene encoding DNA repair protein RadA; amino-acid sequence: MAKKKSTVFTCSNCGNQTPKWMGRCTECGEWNTFEEELFTKPQPTNIPLGKGVSNSEPPKKISEIEKTDYHRVKTGITEFDRVVGGGVVKGSLILIGGEPGIGKSTLLTELMSKLSEKKDGNVLYVSGEESAGQVADRSKRIGVDESSFYIYNETNWQKILEQMHKIKPRYMVLDSIQTTVSSDIQSAPGTVSQIREVTYELMNHVKGNGITCFVIGHITKEGNIAGPKILEHMVDTVIYFEGDQFGQYRMLRAIKNRFGNTNEVGIFEMKENGLNEVSNPSQYFLDDHIEGSFGRSLTCIIEGSRSLFIEIQALVVENKYGNGRRTTQGLDHNRLSMIVAVIEKYMGIPLGMNDIYVNIVGNMKITTRESDLAIVASLLSSYKSRPVDPQTVFIGEVGLTGEVRSVPRMEMRLKELAQLNYKRVVTSVKVAKEYEGKYSLEIMGIKRVQDLEKFL
- the glpK gene encoding glycerol kinase GlpK, with the translated sequence MNYILSIDQGTTGTTALLINTQTFAIDHKVNFEFPQHYPKPGWVEHDLDDIWHSVQMSVKEVLSSSNVDANHIKCIGITNQRETTCAFDLNGTPLAKAIVWQDRRTSKFCQSLKDDGVEELFKSKTGLPLDPYFSGTKIHWLLNNNQLVKKHSEVKKLRFGTIDTYLLYKLSGQSSFKTDATNASRTLLMDLETGDWDSELLNILGVDQSTLPEICDSFTDYGTTKGLQFLPDGIPITCLLGDQQAALFGQAGVKKGDMKCTYGTGAFLLLNTGEDIVHSENGLLTTCAYKHNEQMYYALEGSSYIAGAAVQWVRDNLGFIDTSPAIEELARTIKNLEEMENVLFLPFFSGLGSPYWKPDAKGALIGLTRDTGRSHIARACLEGICLSINDIIKAFEQDSNTKLNSLKVDGGAVANNLLLEMQSTFSNLNIIRPEVIETTAFGAGLGAYIGSGAVKLDEVMNLWKEDKTFSPLKEKDYFYKKTELWNHVIKKLYL